The proteins below are encoded in one region of Balaenoptera ricei isolate mBalRic1 chromosome 6, mBalRic1.hap2, whole genome shotgun sequence:
- the LOC132368106 gene encoding LOW QUALITY PROTEIN: olfactory receptor 5C1 (The sequence of the model RefSeq protein was modified relative to this genomic sequence to represent the inferred CDS: inserted 2 bases in 2 codons) has protein sequence MMPENFTWARGAPTEFILLSITDCWDLHLTLFLIFLPVYXAAQLHTPMYFFLANFSLLDACYSSAIGPKMLVDQLLPCITIPYAACALQMFLFTGLVDAKCCLLTSMAYDRGVAIGNPLYTTAVSRRLCLVLLAASGPGAAVSAVVHTTVTFRLSFCGSREVNSFLCDIPPLLAVSCNDTSLSELLLFVVCGFIQKATVSAIAVSXGFIAGAVIGMHSAKGRRRAASACGSHLTAVAVLYGTLIFMNLRPSSSYTLGTDKMASVFYTLVIPALNLLIYSLRNKEVKEVLRRNWKHCCCPGPAHECEVREAG, from the exons ATGATGCCAGAGAACTTCACCTGGGCCAGGGGTGCCCCTACTGAGTTCATCCTCCTGAGCATCACAGATTGCTGGGACCTGCACCTGACCCTCTTCCTGATCTTCCTGCCCGTCT CCGCTGCCCAGCTCCACACACCCATGTACTTCTTCCTGGCCAACTTCTCCCTGCTGGATGCCTGCTATTCCTCAGCCATCGGTCCCAAGATGCTCGTGGACCAGCTGTTGCCCTGCATCACCATCCCTTATGCAGCCTGTGCCCTCCAGATGTTTTTGTTTACAGGGCTGGTGGATGCCAAGTGTTGCCTGTTGACATCCATGGCCTATGACCGCGGTGTGGCCATCGGAAACCCTCTTTACACCACCGCCGTGTCGCGACGTCTGTGTCTGGTCTTGCTGGCAGCATCAGGCCCGGGTGCGGCAGTGAGTGCCGTGGTCCACACGACCGTCACCTTCCGCCTGAGCTTCTGCGGCTCTCGGGAGGTGAACAGCTTCCTCTGCGATATCCCTCCACTGCTGGCCGTCTCCTGCAACGACACCAGTCTCAGTGAACTCCTCCTCTTCGTCGTCTGTGGCTTCATCCAGAAAGCCACCGTGTCGGCTATCGCCGTGT TCGGGTTCATTGCCGGAGCCGTGATCGGCATGCACTCGGCCAAGGGCCGGCGGCGAGCAGCCTCTGCCTGTGGCTCCCACCTCACGGCCGTGGCCGTGCTTTACGGGACACTCATTTTCATGAACCTGCGCCCCAGCTCCAGCTACACCCTGGGCACCGACAAGATGGCATCTGTGTTCTACACCCTCGTCATCCCAGCTCTCAACCTGCTCATCTACAGCCTCCGCAACAAAGAGGTCAAGGAGGTGCTCAGAAGGAACTGGAAGCACTGCTGCTGTCCGGGGCCGGCGCACGAGTGCGAGGTCCGAGAGGCTGGTTAG